Part of the Peptococcaceae bacterium genome, ATACACGGGGTACAGTATGTAACCTTCAGCTTTTTCGATGGGGATAAGCTGATATTCGATAAGGTCGGGGACATTATCGAACAGACCTTTAGGGCAACTCAGGCTGACACAGTTCCGAATGAAAATATATCGAAAAATAGTATAGCTATTGAAAAGGATTGATGGTATTGTGTGTTGCTGAAAGAGAGGTGTTATATATGGCAACAGAAAAAGCGGCAATTTACTGCCGGCTCAGCCAGGATGACGGTCAGACCGGAGAGAGCGGCAGCATTCAAACTCAAAAAACGCTGCTCACACAGTACTGCAGTGACCATCGCATAACCATCGGTGGTTATTATTGTGATGACGGCTGGTCGGGAACAAACTTTGACCGCCCGGATTTTCAGCGCATGATTGGCGACATTGAGGCCGGGATGATCAACACGGTCATAGTCAAAGACCTGTCCCGCTTCGGCAGAGAATACGCCCAGATGGGTCTATACATCGAGCATTACTTCGAGGAAAAGGGCGTCCGGTTTATTTCGGTGACGGAGAATATAGATACAAAAAGCGGTGTTGATAATCTCATGCTGCCCTTCACCAACGTCATCAACTCATACTATGCAAGGCAGGCGTCCACAAAGACCAAGGCGGCGCACAGAGCGCGGGCGAAAGCGGGGATGTACCTCGGTGGTCACGCTCCGTTCGGGTATCTGAAAGACCCGAATGATCGACACCACCTTATTATCGACCCTACTGCCGCCGACATAGTGAGGGAGATTTTCCAGTTGTTCGCTGATGGTATCGGCTATGTACGCATGACGAAAATCCTAAGAGAGCGGAAAATTCTGAACCCAATAGCGTACTTCAATCAGAACAATCCCGATTACTACAAAAGCGATTACTGGCGTAAACCGTTTGACTGGCATGC contains:
- a CDS encoding recombinase family protein; the protein is MATEKAAIYCRLSQDDGQTGESGSIQTQKTLLTQYCSDHRITIGGYYCDDGWSGTNFDRPDFQRMIGDIEAGMINTVIVKDLSRFGREYAQMGLYIEHYFEEKGVRFISVTENIDTKSGVDNLMLPFTNVINSYYARQASTKTKAAHRARAKAGMYLGGHAPFGYLKDPNDRHHLIIDPTAADIVREIFQLFADGIGYVRMTKILRERKILNPIAYFNQNNPDYYKSDYWRKPFDWHATSVRAILSNRAYIGQVVFGKTKTKGFFDKTRIPSPEEDWIVVENAHEPIISQELWDTVQQLMKSRRRENSSGEVQMFAGLVKCSKCGSSLNVSFDKKKGKYTGFSCWVYKNYGKERCTSHAIGWKTMNQLVLEDIRRNAKAAKLATQKYKDMLITAKTEKKKQETEKCKRELKTVEKRIAELDKILNKLYEDLALGKLPEERYQVMYKRYPENHRP